The sequence CCCGTGCGCTGCAAGTGGAACAGGAAGCCGGGCGTGCCGTCATCGGCCAGCCGGAGACTCTGCGACTGATCAACGTGGCGCTGTTTGCGCGCGGGCATGTGCTGCTCGAAGGCGATGTCGGGGTCGGCAAGACCACGGTACTGCGGGCTTTTTCGCGGGCCATTGGTGGTGCGTTCGAGCGCGTCGAAGGCACCGTCGACCTGATGCCGGGCGACCTGATTTATCACACCTTCGTCGATGCCGAAGGCCGGCCGCGTATCGAGCCGGGCCCCCTGCTGCGGCAGGGCGAAGCGTTGACTACCTTCTTTTTCAATGAGATCAACCGCGCCCGTCCGCAAGTGCAATCGCTGCTGTTGCGGGCCATGGCGGAACGTTCGGTGTCGGCCTTCAACCGCGAATACCGCTTTCCGCACATGACGGTATTCGCCGACCGCAACCGCATCGAGCGCGAAGAAACCTTCGAGCTGGCCTCGGCGGCGCGCGACCGCTTCATGTTCGAGTTGCGCATGCTCACGCCGGTCGATCGCGAAGTACGCCGAGCGCTGGCGCTGGATCCCGCCTATCACGATGCCGACCTGCTGCTCGAGCAGGTTGCGCCGGCGATCCTGCCGTGGCAGGAACTCAACCTGATCGCCGCGGCCATCCAAACCGGTGTCACGGCCAGCCCGGCACTGCAGGACTACGTGCTCGACCTCTGGCAGGCCACCCACACGCCACAGCAATTCGGCCTAGCCATCGATGGCGTCGACATGCAGCGACTGGTGCTGGCCGGTGCCAG comes from Actimicrobium sp. CCC2.4 and encodes:
- a CDS encoding MoxR family ATPase, with the translated sequence MDALLQDWRTRALQVEQEAGRAVIGQPETLRLINVALFARGHVLLEGDVGVGKTTVLRAFSRAIGGAFERVEGTVDLMPGDLIYHTFVDAEGRPRIEPGPLLRQGEALTTFFFNEINRARPQVQSLLLRAMAERSVSAFNREYRFPHMTVFADRNRIEREETFELASAARDRFMFELRMLTPVDREVRRALALDPAYHDADLLLEQVAPAILPWQELNLIAAAIQTGVTASPALQDYVLDLWQATHTPQQFGLAIDGVDMQRLVLAGASPRGISSLLRAARVVAWLDERTYLIPEDIAAVLPAALGHRIFFTPVYEIRHAAIADAFVAQLMARIAAP